Proteins from a single region of Dyadobacter fanqingshengii:
- a CDS encoding ABC transporter ATP-binding protein: MEAVIVKNIKKTYGKEKVLAVDNVSFTVNKGELFGLIGPDGAGKTSIFRMLTTLLLPDEGSATVDGFDVISDFKRIRSSVGYMPGKFSLYQDLTIEENLNFFATVFGTTVEENYHLIKDIYVQIEPFKKRRAGKLSGGMKQKLALCCALIHKPTTLFLDEPTTGVDPVSRKEFWEMLRRLKEQGITIIVSTPYMDEAALCDRIALIQNGRILSIDTPENVTKAYPTSLYAVKANEMYRLLKNLETYPDRLNSYAFGEYAHATFKTETLDKTHLERFLRDNGLSGIEIKSIPATIEDSFIKLLN, from the coding sequence ATGGAAGCGGTTATTGTCAAAAATATCAAGAAAACTTACGGCAAGGAGAAGGTCCTTGCTGTGGACAATGTTTCCTTCACAGTAAACAAAGGCGAGCTTTTCGGACTGATCGGCCCGGATGGAGCAGGAAAGACAAGCATTTTCAGAATGCTGACCACATTGTTACTGCCGGACGAAGGCTCCGCAACAGTGGATGGTTTTGACGTTATCTCAGATTTTAAGCGGATCAGGAGTTCTGTGGGCTATATGCCGGGAAAATTTTCGCTCTATCAAGACCTTACCATTGAAGAAAACCTCAATTTTTTCGCAACGGTTTTTGGGACAACGGTTGAAGAAAATTACCATTTGATCAAAGATATTTATGTTCAGATAGAGCCCTTTAAAAAGCGACGCGCGGGAAAACTTTCAGGTGGAATGAAGCAGAAACTCGCGTTATGCTGTGCATTGATCCATAAACCGACCACCCTATTTCTCGACGAGCCAACGACCGGCGTTGACCCGGTCTCTCGGAAGGAATTCTGGGAAATGTTGCGGAGACTAAAAGAACAGGGCATAACCATCATTGTGTCAACGCCATACATGGACGAAGCTGCCCTTTGCGACCGGATTGCATTAATCCAAAACGGAAGAATTTTATCTATTGATACACCGGAGAATGTTACAAAGGCTTATCCTACAAGCCTTTATGCTGTTAAGGCTAATGAAATGTATCGATTATTAAAAAACCTGGAAACTTACCCGGACAGGCTGAACAGCTATGCCTTTGGAGAATATGCGCATGCGACATTTAAAACAGAGACATTAGATAAAACGCATTTGGAGCGTTTCCTGAGGGATAATGGGCTTTCGGGCATCGAGATCAAAAGCATTCCTGCGACCATTGAGGATTCTTTTATCAAACTATTAAACTAA
- a CDS encoding ABC transporter permease: protein MRTLRFLLRKEFRQIFRDKAILTLIFFMPVIQFIIMPLAADYEVRNVNLSVVDNDKSTYSQKLISKVIASGYFKLQGYNSSFKEAFQLIESDKADLILEIPHGFERNLIRETKQKLFVAVNAINGTKANLGGAYLSTIIGNFNADIRMQLIQQPRFSQFPVIEVVASNWFNPVLNYKVFIVPGILAILVTMIGGFLTALNIVKEKEVGTIEQINVTPIKKHIFILGKLIPFWVLAMIVFTIGLILARLIYGIVPIGSLLVLYVFIAIYLLTVLGFGLLVSTFCDTQQQAMFIMFFFMMLFILLGGLFTSIDSMPYWAKLITRINPVRYMIEVMRMVILKGSGFQDVLPQMAIVSLMAVILNGWAILNYKKTN from the coding sequence ATGAGAACACTTCGATTTCTGTTACGCAAAGAGTTCCGGCAGATTTTCCGTGACAAGGCCATTCTCACGCTCATATTCTTTATGCCGGTTATCCAGTTCATTATCATGCCATTAGCGGCTGATTACGAGGTCCGGAATGTGAATCTGTCGGTGGTTGATAATGATAAATCCACTTATTCTCAAAAGCTGATTTCAAAAGTGATCGCTTCGGGTTACTTCAAATTGCAGGGCTACAACAGCTCGTTTAAGGAAGCATTTCAGTTAATTGAGTCCGATAAGGCCGATTTGATCCTTGAAATCCCGCACGGTTTCGAGCGGAACCTGATCAGGGAGACTAAGCAAAAGTTGTTTGTGGCAGTGAATGCGATCAATGGCACAAAGGCCAACCTGGGCGGGGCATATCTGAGCACCATTATCGGTAATTTTAATGCGGACATTCGCATGCAACTGATTCAGCAACCCAGATTCAGCCAGTTTCCGGTGATTGAGGTGGTCGCTTCCAACTGGTTCAATCCGGTTCTGAACTACAAAGTTTTCATTGTTCCGGGCATTCTGGCCATCTTGGTGACCATGATAGGAGGGTTTCTGACGGCGTTGAACATTGTCAAGGAAAAAGAAGTCGGGACGATTGAGCAAATCAATGTTACACCCATTAAAAAGCACATTTTTATCCTGGGAAAACTGATTCCTTTCTGGGTTTTGGCGATGATCGTCTTTACGATCGGGCTTATTCTGGCTCGCCTGATTTATGGGATCGTCCCCATTGGCAGCCTGCTTGTGTTGTATGTTTTTATCGCCATTTACCTGCTTACCGTGCTTGGTTTCGGGCTTTTGGTTTCTACTTTCTGTGACACGCAGCAGCAGGCCATGTTCATCATGTTCTTTTTCATGATGCTTTTCATCCTGCTCGGTGGATTATTCACTTCAATTGACAGCATGCCGTATTGGGCCAAACTGATCACCCGCATTAATCCGGTCCGTTATATGATCGAAGTAATGCGGATGGTGATTTTAAAAGGCAGCGGATTTCAGGATGTTTTGCCGCAAATGGCCATAGTTTCCCTGATGGCGGTTATTTTGAATGGCTGGGCGATTTTGAATTACAAAAAAACAAACTGA
- a CDS encoding zinc-binding alcohol dehydrogenase family protein yields MEVLVCTTPGEFAYQQAEKPALTPGNTIIKIKRIGICGTDLHAFEGTQPFFNYPRILGHELAGEIVETDGAPGFSVGDAVTFIPYFNCGKCIACRNNKPNCCTSIRVSGVHIDGGMSEYLSVPSYSLVHGNGLSFDELALVEMLSIGAHGIRRANVGQNETVLVVGAGPIGLGTMEFARIAGANVIALDINDGRLAFCREKLGVAHTINALTDNVLEKLNEITNGDMPTVIVDATGNLRAINTAFSYLAHGGRYVLVGLQKGEISFSHPEFHKREATLMSSRNATRVDFEHVIDSMKAGYINPTTYITHRVTFGQVKDEFEGWLDPANGVIKAMVSLN; encoded by the coding sequence ATGGAAGTTTTGGTTTGCACCACACCCGGGGAATTTGCCTATCAGCAAGCAGAAAAACCTGCACTAACGCCGGGAAATACCATTATAAAAATCAAGCGGATCGGCATTTGCGGGACGGATCTGCATGCATTCGAGGGAACGCAGCCCTTCTTTAATTATCCGCGCATTCTGGGTCATGAACTGGCCGGGGAAATTGTCGAAACCGACGGCGCGCCGGGATTTTCCGTAGGTGACGCGGTGACATTTATTCCGTATTTCAATTGTGGAAAATGCATTGCCTGCCGGAACAACAAACCCAATTGCTGCACCAGCATTCGTGTTTCGGGCGTGCATATTGATGGCGGAATGTCTGAATATTTGTCGGTTCCCTCCTACTCGCTTGTGCATGGGAATGGTTTGAGTTTTGATGAGCTGGCGCTGGTGGAAATGCTCTCAATTGGCGCACACGGCATCAGACGGGCGAATGTGGGGCAAAATGAAACGGTTTTGGTCGTTGGCGCCGGACCCATCGGACTCGGAACTATGGAATTTGCACGCATTGCAGGTGCAAATGTCATTGCACTGGACATTAATGATGGCCGATTAGCATTCTGCCGCGAAAAATTAGGCGTTGCGCACACGATTAATGCATTGACAGACAATGTTTTGGAAAAACTAAATGAGATTACAAACGGTGATATGCCAACGGTAATCGTGGATGCGACCGGCAATTTGAGAGCCATTAATACAGCTTTCAGTTATCTCGCGCATGGCGGCCGATATGTGCTTGTGGGCTTGCAAAAAGGTGAAATCAGTTTCAGTCATCCGGAATTTCACAAGCGGGAAGCCACATTAATGAGCAGCCGCAATGCTACTCGCGTTGATTTTGAGCATGTTATCGACAGCATGAAAGCTGGATACATTAATCCTACAACTTACATCACGCACCGCGTGACTTTTGGTCAGGTGAAAGATGAGTTTGAAGGCTGGCTCGATCCTGCCAATGGTGTTATTAAGGCGATGGTTTCTCTGAATTGA
- a CDS encoding cytochrome ubiquinol oxidase subunit I: MDDFIAARSQMALSLGFHIIFSCIGMVMPFFMAVAHFYWLRTNNIVYKNVTKAWSKGVAIFFATGAVSGTVLSFELGLLWPEFMKHAGPIFGMPFSLEGTAFFIEAIALGFFLYGWDRFNKWFHWFTGVVVGVSGLASGILVVAANAWMNSPAGFDFVDGQYINIDPIEAMFNDAWFSQALHMTIAAFVATGFAVAGVHALMILRGQNVLFHTKSFTIAAIFGCVAAILQPLSGDISAKDVAIRQPAKLAAMEAHFHTEKSASLIVGGIPDEKNKKVDYAIKLPGFLSFLAHGDFKSEVTGLDRIPEENQPPVAITHYAFQIMVGMGMAMMLVAVLYFLALWKKKHWLTSRWLLKLFVAATPLGFIAVEAGWTVTEVGRQPWIIHNVMRTADAVTPMPGIAYSFYLFSAVYVSLAIIVVFMLYRQIKMVGVLYDKQH, translated from the coding sequence ATGGATGATTTTATAGCTGCCCGATCTCAGATGGCCCTTTCGCTGGGCTTTCACATTATATTTTCCTGTATTGGCATGGTTATGCCGTTTTTTATGGCCGTAGCGCATTTTTACTGGCTCAGGACCAACAACATTGTTTACAAAAACGTCACAAAAGCATGGAGCAAAGGCGTCGCGATCTTTTTTGCAACGGGCGCGGTTTCGGGAACTGTCCTATCGTTTGAGCTTGGACTGTTGTGGCCGGAATTCATGAAACATGCAGGCCCTATTTTCGGAATGCCGTTCTCGCTGGAAGGAACGGCATTTTTTATTGAAGCAATCGCCCTGGGATTCTTCCTCTACGGCTGGGACCGGTTCAACAAATGGTTCCACTGGTTCACGGGCGTCGTTGTCGGCGTGAGCGGGCTTGCTTCGGGAATCCTTGTTGTGGCGGCTAATGCGTGGATGAACAGCCCGGCCGGCTTCGATTTCGTCGATGGCCAGTATATCAACATTGATCCCATTGAGGCCATGTTCAACGACGCGTGGTTTTCACAAGCGCTCCATATGACGATCGCTGCATTTGTGGCGACCGGTTTTGCGGTGGCGGGTGTGCACGCATTGATGATCCTGAGAGGGCAAAATGTACTTTTTCATACCAAATCATTCACCATAGCGGCCATTTTCGGATGTGTTGCGGCGATTTTGCAACCATTAAGCGGCGATATCTCAGCCAAAGACGTTGCTATCCGCCAACCAGCCAAGTTGGCCGCAATGGAAGCGCATTTTCACACAGAAAAATCTGCTTCATTAATTGTGGGCGGCATCCCCGACGAAAAGAACAAAAAGGTGGATTATGCGATAAAGCTGCCTGGTTTCCTGAGCTTTCTGGCACATGGTGATTTTAAATCGGAAGTGACCGGCCTGGACAGAATTCCGGAAGAAAACCAGCCGCCTGTCGCAATCACACATTATGCTTTCCAGATTATGGTCGGTATGGGCATGGCGATGATGCTGGTTGCTGTCCTTTATTTTCTGGCGCTCTGGAAAAAGAAACACTGGCTCACAAGTCGCTGGCTGTTGAAATTATTTGTGGCTGCAACCCCACTGGGCTTTATTGCCGTGGAAGCTGGGTGGACAGTAACAGAAGTTGGCCGACAGCCCTGGATCATTCACAATGTCATGCGAACGGCCGACGCGGTTACCCCTATGCCCGGCATAGCTTACTCATTCTATTTGTTCAGCGCGGTTTACGTTTCCCTTGCAATCATCGTAGTTTTTATGCTCTACCGCCAGATCAAAATGGTCGGAGTACTTTACGACAAACAACATTAA
- a CDS encoding cytochrome d ubiquinol oxidase subunit II codes for MLYVVITFLWASILLYLLLGGADFGAGIIELFTSRRNKAVTRKTLYGAIGPIWEANHMWLIIAIVILFVGFPVIYSTMSIHLHIPLTIMLLGIIARGTAFTFRHYDAVVDDMQHLYNTIFAVSSFITPLFLGIIAGSAVSGHIDPQADTFLSAYIFSWLHWFSVAVGMFTVAICGFLASVYLIGETDNDQDRLRFAHKAQFFNIAAVLCGILVFIAAYIEHIPLIDWVFGNWVGRIAIISATLSLVWMWSLLYQGKLALLRPLAGFQVTMILLTTTYKHFPNIVILKGGGYLSLLEHSGQEKTMEALALALLIGSVFILPALFYLIYSFQKKPLDHAAEH; via the coding sequence ATGCTCTACGTAGTCATCACTTTCTTATGGGCCTCCATCCTCCTTTATCTCCTGCTTGGAGGGGCCGATTTTGGTGCAGGGATCATCGAGCTTTTCACGTCGCGAAGAAACAAAGCCGTGACGCGCAAGACATTATATGGTGCTATCGGGCCGATCTGGGAGGCCAATCATATGTGGCTGATCATTGCTATAGTGATCCTGTTCGTAGGATTTCCGGTGATCTACTCAACCATGTCCATTCACCTGCATATCCCGCTGACGATCATGCTTTTGGGCATTATAGCCCGCGGAACGGCCTTCACTTTCCGGCATTATGACGCCGTGGTAGATGATATGCAACATTTATACAACACCATTTTTGCCGTTTCAAGCTTTATAACACCATTGTTTCTGGGGATTATTGCGGGAAGCGCCGTTTCCGGGCATATTGATCCGCAGGCGGACACCTTTCTTTCGGCTTATATTTTCAGCTGGCTCCACTGGTTTTCGGTTGCTGTGGGCATGTTCACGGTTGCCATTTGCGGCTTCCTGGCCTCCGTTTACTTGATTGGCGAAACAGATAATGATCAGGACAGGCTTCGTTTTGCACACAAAGCGCAGTTTTTCAACATTGCCGCAGTGCTATGCGGCATTCTCGTGTTTATTGCGGCTTACATCGAGCACATTCCGCTGATCGACTGGGTTTTTGGCAACTGGGTAGGACGGATCGCCATTATTTCTGCCACACTTTCGCTCGTCTGGATGTGGTCGCTACTTTACCAGGGTAAGCTTGCATTACTCCGCCCGCTGGCCGGATTCCAGGTGACAATGATCTTATTGACAACGACTTATAAACATTTCCCTAATATTGTTATTCTAAAAGGAGGCGGTTATCTGTCGCTCCTTGAACACAGCGGACAGGAAAAGACAATGGAGGCGCTTGCACTCGCATTGCTGATCGGAAGCGTTTTTATCCTCCCTGCCCTATTCTATCTAATTTACAGTTTTCAGAAAAAACCTTTGGACCACGCGGCTGAACATTAG
- a CDS encoding LytR/AlgR family response regulator transcription factor — MIKVLIVDDELTARNFLHRLIIDFVPEISEVRIARSAADARNILHDFEPDIAFVDIEMPYQNGFELLIKLKNPQFDVIFTTAHNKYAIQALRFSALDYLLKPIDPKELIGAMQRYLAKRSTSPRRRKVYENFIQNAERKDPNEFRLAVTSSKGAFFFPLSEVLRIESDRNYSVIHLTERKKPFVATKTLKHYEEILAHFKFIRVHKSHLVNAEHIVRISNSNDYLVLSDGTHIYISRRKREAVLNLLNVP, encoded by the coding sequence ATGATCAAAGTTTTAATTGTTGATGACGAACTGACCGCGCGGAATTTCCTGCACCGCCTGATCATTGATTTTGTTCCTGAAATTTCAGAGGTCCGCATCGCGCGGTCTGCGGCGGACGCACGCAATATCTTGCACGATTTTGAGCCCGATATAGCATTTGTCGACATCGAAATGCCTTATCAGAATGGTTTTGAACTGCTGATAAAACTGAAAAATCCGCAGTTCGATGTGATATTTACAACCGCACACAACAAATATGCAATCCAGGCGCTTCGTTTCAGTGCATTGGACTATTTGCTGAAACCAATCGACCCGAAAGAGCTCATCGGTGCCATGCAGCGCTATCTCGCCAAGCGCTCCACTTCGCCCAGGAGGCGGAAGGTCTATGAAAATTTTATCCAAAATGCTGAAAGGAAGGACCCAAATGAGTTTCGGTTGGCCGTCACGTCTTCAAAAGGCGCCTTCTTTTTTCCACTCTCCGAAGTCCTTCGCATTGAGTCGGACCGGAATTACTCAGTTATCCATTTGACCGAGCGGAAAAAACCTTTCGTGGCTACCAAAACACTCAAACATTATGAGGAGATTTTGGCACATTTTAAATTTATCCGCGTGCACAAATCCCACCTGGTTAATGCTGAACACATTGTGCGCATTTCCAATAGCAACGATTACCTTGTGCTTTCAGACGGGACACATATATACATTTCACGCAGAAAAAGAGAAGCCGTTTTAAATTTGCTGAATGTTCCTTAG
- a CDS encoding SDR family oxidoreductase has protein sequence MDLQLKDKVVIVTGGAKGIGEGIVHVLANEGAIPVIVGRNAEDNQKVVDALSAKGINSFQVVAELTKPEACEQAVAAVVEKFGRIDGLVNNAGVNDGVGLENGDYDAFIASLHKNVVHYYLMAHYALPALKASKGSIVNISSKTADTGQGGTSAYAASNGGRNALTREWAVELLKYGIRVNSVIVAECWTPLYEKWIETLPNPQEKLASITAHIPLENRMTTAEEIANMTVFLLSQRSSHTTGQLIYVDGGYVHLDRALANS, from the coding sequence ATGGATTTACAATTGAAAGATAAGGTCGTTATCGTAACGGGTGGCGCAAAAGGAATAGGCGAAGGCATTGTGCATGTGCTGGCAAATGAAGGCGCCATTCCCGTGATCGTCGGCCGCAATGCTGAGGACAACCAAAAAGTGGTGGATGCGCTGTCTGCCAAAGGAATTAATTCGTTCCAAGTGGTTGCAGAGCTTACAAAGCCGGAAGCGTGTGAACAAGCCGTGGCGGCTGTTGTGGAAAAGTTCGGCCGCATCGACGGCCTGGTTAATAATGCAGGTGTTAATGATGGAGTTGGGCTAGAAAATGGTGATTATGATGCGTTTATAGCTTCCCTGCACAAGAATGTCGTGCATTATTATCTGATGGCGCATTATGCATTGCCTGCGCTTAAAGCCTCCAAGGGTTCTATTGTGAATATTAGTTCAAAAACTGCGGATACGGGACAGGGAGGCACTTCTGCCTATGCGGCATCCAACGGCGGCCGCAATGCGCTGACGCGTGAATGGGCGGTTGAACTTTTGAAATATGGCATTCGCGTCAATTCGGTGATCGTTGCGGAATGCTGGACACCGCTTTATGAAAAATGGATTGAAACACTGCCGAATCCGCAGGAAAAATTGGCTTCTATTACTGCGCACATTCCTTTGGAAAACCGGATGACAACAGCCGAAGAAATCGCCAATATGACCGTTTTTCTGCTATCGCAACGTTCGAGCCACACCACGGGCCAGCTAATTTATGTAGACGGCGGCTATGTGCACCTGGACCGCGCATTGGCCAATTCCTGA
- the fucP gene encoding L-fucose:H+ symporter permease, whose protein sequence is MTDRKTRLAIILITSLFFLWGFALNLNPILIPHLKKACQLSDFQSALIDSASYIAYFLIALPAGLFMKRFGYKAGITLGLLLFAFGTFLFYPAAELRHFGFFLFALFVIASGLTLLETAANPYITVLGDSDSATQRLNFAQSFNGLAAFLAPLMGGTFILSGKTLSEQEQQSMSAEQLDSYLNAEASSVQMPFLVIGIVVLFVAVMIWRTTLPEIQEEEDTTGKVSGSIWSEKNLILGVIAQFFYVGAQVCISSFFIRFSDKVAGIDEKTAAYVLSGAFLSFMIGRFIGTYLMRFVAPPRLLALYSVINVALLILAVLTEGMVAVYALVGVQFFMSIMFPTIFALSIRGLGEKTKIGSSLVIMSIVGGAIFPVIMGQVSDISSIQTAYIVPAVCFLVVLYFAIKNNSIKHVTLGASH, encoded by the coding sequence ATGACCGATCGTAAAACGCGGCTGGCTATCATTCTGATCACTTCTTTGTTTTTTCTGTGGGGTTTTGCCCTTAATCTCAACCCAATTTTAATTCCGCATTTAAAGAAAGCCTGTCAATTAAGTGACTTTCAATCTGCCCTTATTGACTCCGCATCTTATATCGCCTATTTCCTGATTGCTTTACCCGCCGGGCTTTTCATGAAAAGGTTTGGTTACAAGGCGGGGATTACATTAGGCCTGCTTCTGTTTGCTTTCGGCACATTTTTATTCTATCCGGCTGCCGAACTAAGGCATTTCGGCTTTTTCCTGTTTGCATTATTCGTCATTGCCAGCGGCCTAACATTACTGGAAACGGCTGCCAATCCGTACATTACGGTTTTGGGGGATAGTGATTCTGCTACCCAACGCCTCAACTTTGCACAGTCCTTCAATGGTTTGGCCGCTTTTCTGGCGCCGTTGATGGGCGGAACATTCATTCTTTCAGGAAAAACGCTTTCTGAGCAGGAACAGCAATCCATGTCCGCCGAGCAGCTGGATAGTTATCTTAATGCTGAGGCTTCTTCCGTGCAAATGCCTTTTTTGGTTATTGGAATAGTCGTTTTGTTTGTCGCCGTGATGATCTGGCGCACAACGTTGCCAGAAATTCAGGAAGAAGAGGACACAACCGGAAAAGTTAGCGGCTCGATCTGGTCTGAAAAAAACCTGATTTTGGGTGTTATAGCGCAGTTTTTCTATGTTGGTGCACAGGTTTGTATCAGCAGCTTCTTCATTCGTTTCTCGGATAAAGTCGCGGGGATTGATGAAAAAACGGCCGCTTATGTACTTTCCGGCGCATTTCTTAGCTTCATGATCGGGCGTTTCATAGGCACTTATCTGATGCGTTTTGTGGCTCCGCCGCGTCTGCTGGCACTTTATAGTGTTATTAATGTGGCTTTGCTGATCCTTGCCGTCCTTACCGAAGGCATGGTCGCGGTTTACGCATTGGTAGGCGTCCAGTTCTTTATGTCCATCATGTTCCCTACGATTTTTGCGCTCAGCATCCGTGGTTTGGGAGAAAAAACCAAAATCGGCTCTTCCCTGGTCATTATGTCCATCGTTGGCGGCGCCATTTTCCCGGTTATCATGGGTCAGGTTTCAGACATTTCGTCCATTCAAACAGCCTACATTGTTCCGGCGGTTTGTTTCCTGGTGGTTCTTTATTTTGCAATCAAAAACAATTCAATTAAGCATGTGACGCTGGGTGCTTCCCATTAA
- a CDS encoding type II toxin-antitoxin system RelE family toxin, translated as MELVVEKTFVKELKRCPDYIQRQVAIVLNTIKAVEHIMDIPDCSLIQGKANKEYYRIRIGGYRIGLKYHEGTIKIVSILTIQSRGDIYKKFPPK; from the coding sequence ATGGAACTAGTTGTTGAAAAGACATTTGTAAAAGAATTAAAACGCTGTCCCGATTACATTCAACGGCAAGTCGCTATTGTTTTAAATACAATTAAGGCTGTAGAACACATTATGGACATCCCTGATTGTTCACTGATACAGGGTAAAGCCAACAAAGAATATTATAGAATCCGCATTGGCGGTTACAGAATCGGTCTGAAATACCATGAAGGCACGATTAAAATCGTTTCCATCCTTACCATTCAGTCAAGAGGTGATATTTATAAGAAATTTCCTCCCAAATAG
- a CDS encoding ABC transporter ATP-binding protein — translation MEEKVIVCDRLAKRFGDFIATNEISFEVNKGEIFGFLGANGAGKTTAMRMLCGLSAPTSGSATIAGYDVYTETEKIKRNIGYMSQKFSLYENLTVLENVEFFGGIYGLTDQDIKKKTEELASKLGLKGEMKKLVGSLPLGWKQKLSFSVAVLHEPKIVFLDEPTGGVDPVTRRQFWDLIYEAADRGITVFVTTHYMDEAEYCNRISIMVDGKIEVLDTPGNLKRQFEADSMDEVFYQLARSAKRADS, via the coding sequence ATGGAGGAAAAAGTGATTGTTTGCGACAGGCTGGCAAAGCGTTTTGGCGATTTTATTGCCACGAATGAGATTTCTTTTGAGGTAAATAAAGGAGAAATCTTCGGCTTTCTGGGCGCGAACGGTGCCGGTAAAACCACTGCTATGCGAATGCTTTGCGGCCTATCAGCCCCGACTTCCGGCTCAGCAACCATTGCAGGCTACGATGTTTACACCGAAACCGAGAAGATCAAGCGGAACATTGGCTATATGAGCCAGAAATTTTCACTTTACGAAAACCTGACGGTGCTCGAAAACGTCGAGTTTTTCGGAGGCATTTACGGGCTTACGGATCAGGATATCAAGAAAAAAACGGAAGAATTGGCCAGCAAGCTCGGGTTGAAAGGTGAGATGAAAAAACTCGTTGGATCGCTGCCATTGGGCTGGAAACAGAAATTATCCTTTTCAGTAGCCGTTTTACACGAACCCAAAATCGTTTTTCTGGATGAGCCAACCGGAGGCGTTGATCCGGTAACAAGGCGTCAGTTCTGGGATCTGATCTACGAAGCGGCGGATCGTGGAATTACGGTTTTTGTAACCACACATTATATGGACGAGGCCGAATATTGCAATCGTATATCCATCATGGTGGACGGGAAAATTGAGGTGCTGGACACACCGGGCAATCTGAAAAGGCAGTTCGAAGCCGACTCGATGGACGAGGTGTTTTACCAATTGGCGAGAAGCGCAAAAAGAGCAGATTCATGA
- a CDS encoding ABC transporter permease yields MKQFIAFVKKEFFHVLRDRRTLLILFGMPIAQILIFGFALTNEVKDSEILVVDYAKDDASQQIIAEIAASRYFDIRNAALTHKEILSTFQKGKIKAVVVFPSDFNRDLLHNNQAQIQIITDATDINTANMITNYLTAIIKDYQTKINENLTIPYQIIPETRMLYNPQLKGAHGFVPGVMALVLMLVSVMMTAISIVREKEMGTMEILLVSPFKPVLVIFAKAFPYLILSLINVAAILFLSVFALELPIKGSLLLLFGESTLFIITCLALGIFISIKTDSQQIAMLISLMGMLLPTMMFSGFLFPIENMPVPLQVISNIIPSKWFYIIVKSIMIKGLGIAALWKETLILAGMTLFLLAISLKSFKIRLQ; encoded by the coding sequence ATGAAACAGTTTATCGCATTTGTCAAAAAAGAGTTTTTCCACGTTTTGCGTGACAGAAGAACATTGCTGATCCTTTTCGGCATGCCTATCGCCCAGATCCTGATCTTTGGTTTTGCTTTGACCAACGAGGTGAAGGATTCAGAAATCCTTGTGGTGGATTATGCAAAAGACGATGCGTCGCAACAGATCATTGCCGAGATCGCAGCGAGCCGTTATTTCGACATCCGGAATGCTGCATTGACGCACAAAGAGATTTTATCCACTTTTCAAAAAGGCAAGATCAAAGCCGTCGTTGTCTTTCCATCCGATTTCAATCGCGATCTTTTGCATAATAATCAGGCTCAAATACAGATCATTACGGACGCAACAGACATCAATACGGCCAATATGATCACCAATTACCTGACCGCGATCATTAAAGATTACCAAACGAAGATCAATGAAAATCTTACGATCCCTTATCAGATCATTCCCGAAACGCGGATGCTTTACAATCCGCAGCTCAAAGGTGCGCACGGTTTTGTGCCTGGTGTGATGGCGCTCGTGTTAATGTTGGTTTCTGTGATGATGACAGCCATTTCTATTGTCAGGGAAAAAGAGATGGGAACGATGGAAATCCTGTTGGTTTCGCCATTTAAGCCTGTTTTGGTGATTTTTGCGAAAGCATTTCCCTATCTGATCCTGTCACTGATTAATGTCGCTGCGATTCTTTTTCTGAGTGTTTTCGCGCTGGAACTTCCGATAAAAGGTAGCCTGCTGTTGCTGTTTGGAGAAAGCACATTGTTCATTATCACTTGTTTAGCATTAGGAATTTTTATTTCCATCAAAACCGATTCACAGCAGATCGCCATGCTGATTTCCTTAATGGGCATGTTGTTGCCAACCATGATGTTCAGTGGTTTTTTATTTCCTATTGAAAACATGCCGGTTCCATTGCAAGTTATTTCCAACATTATCCCTTCCAAATGGTTTTACATTATCGTTAAGTCGATCATGATCAAGGGATTGGGCATTGCTGCTCTCTGGAAGGAAACATTGATCCTGGCTGGTATGACGCTGTTTTTGCTTGCCATCAGTTTAAAAAGCTTTAAAATTCGCCTGCAATGA